ATATCGCACAGTTTAAATATGTGTTTACCAAAAAAGGGGCTTCACAAGTTGGTGGTTTTGGGGCTATTGGTAGTTTATTTCCACCTGCTTGGGATTGGCAGTCCTTTTGGATGACTACGGCTTTAATTTCTATTATTTTAGCCTTTATGAATATATTGCCAATTCCAGCTTTAGATGGTGGTCATGTCGTTTTCTTATTGTATGAAATGGTAAGTGGCAGAAAACCTAATGAAAAAGTTTTGGAGTACGCCCAAATGATTGGATTCTTTTTGCTGATAGCTTTAGTGCTTTATGCTAATGGTAATGATATTTATCGTTTTGTGTTTAAAGATTAAATCGGTCTATTTTTTTTGAAAAATCAAGAATTTTGTTTTTTAGTATTTAAAATTTAAATTATATTTGCACTCGCAAAATCCATTTTTAGCTCAGTTGGTTATAGTCCCGCACATGCGGGATTAATCAGAGGAGCTATCGAGATTGAAATAAAAAGAGTTAAATTCCTCCTTAGCTCAGTTGGTTAGAGTCCCGCACATGCGGGATTAATCAGAGGAGCTATCGAATTGAAATAAAAGAGTTAAATTCCTCCTTAGCTCAGTTGGTTAGGTCCCGCACATGCGGGATATCGAGAGCTTGAATTGAAATAAAAAGAGTTAAATTCCTCCTTAGCTCAGTTGGTTAGAGTCCCGCACATGCGGGATTAATCAGAGGAGCTATCGAGATTGAAATAAAAGAGTTAAATTCCTCCTTAGCTCAGTTGGTTAGAGCATCTGACTGTTAATCAGAGGGTCCAAGGTTCGAGTCCTTGAGGAGGAGCAAATATAACCTAGCATAACGCTAGGTTTTTTGCTTTTTAGATGTTTTACCTTTACATTTTATACTCAGATAAATTTGATAAATATTATGTCGGTTCTTCGCTGAACTCTTGGAAAAGACTAGTGAAACACAACTCTTCTAAATTTAATACCTTTACTTCTAAATACAGACCGTGGGTTTTGAAAGCGGTTTTTGAAGCTGGCAAAACTCGTGGCGAAGCGGAAAAAATTGAAAAATTTATCAAAAAACAAAAAAGCAGAAATCTGATTGTCAAACTTTCACAACCTGATTTTATTCCCAACGGAAAACTAGCTCAGTTGGTTAGAGTCCCGCACGTGCGGGATTAATCAGAGGGTCCAAGGTTCGAGTCCTTGAGGAGGAGCAAATATAACCTAGCATAACGCTAGGTTTTTTGCTTTTTAGATGTTTTACCTTTACATTTTATACTCAGATAAATTTGATAAATATTATGTCGGTTCTTCGCTGAACCCTTGGAAAAGACTAGTGAAACACAACTCTTCTAAATTTAATACCTTTACTTCTAAATACAGACCGTGGGTTTTGAAAGCGGTTTTTGAAGCTGGCAAAACTCGTGGCGAAGCGGAAAAAATTGAAAAATTTATCAAAAAACAAAAAAGCAGAAATCTGATTGTCAAACTTACACAACCTGATTTTATTCCCAACGGAAAACTAGCTCAGTTGGTTAGAGTCCCGCACGTGCGGGATTAATCAGAGGGTTCAAGTTTTTTAGCCTATTGAGGCTGAAGAGTTGATACCGAGTTTATCGAAGTAAGTCCTTGAGTGTAGTTTTAAAATCGAAAATTTAAATAAGTGTACTGCTTTTTAATTATCAACTGAAACAAATTTGTAACACAAAAGAGCTCTTAACAACGTTTTTGATATTATTATACCTTATTATCTATTAAATAACAGGAATATTTGTTTTTTCCCGTAAAGTTTGTAGGCTTCCCTTAATTATAACTGTTTATTATTCAAATACTGTTACAAATTTCTTGTATTTCATATTTCATTGGTATAATTTGAAATTTAAAATATCACTCCAATCTATCAGGGAACTTAATTACATAAACTACTCGCGATTTAGAAAAGTATTAATGCAAATATTTTTTTCGAAATTCTGTCGGATTTTCTTGAGTAATTTTCTTGAAAACACGATTAAAATACGACAAACTATCAAAGCCAGAACTGTAGCAAGCATCGCTTACAGTATTACCTGACATCAAAATTCTTTTTGATTGACTAATTCGGTAACGATTTAAAAATTCAGTAAATGTGTGTTTTGTCATTTTTTTAAAATAACGGCAGAATGCCTCTTTAGTCATATTACTGAGATTCGCCATCTCTTGCAGTTGGATTTTGTTTTGATAGTTTTTATCAATATAAGTAAAGATATTTCTAATCCTTTTTTGATTTTTATCACTTCTCAGATTGTTGTATGGTCTGTTGTGTAAAAGCTCAACGTCATCAATATTCGAAAGCTTATCTAATATTCTGAGTAATTTAAAATATTGCTCAACTGGATCAAGCTCTTCTAGTTCAAATAACTCTATTCCTATTTGCTTCTTTAAACCGCTATTGAACGCAATACCATGTTTTGATTTTTCAAATAGTTTATTGATAGTTTGCAATTCTGGAGTACCATAAAAATAGGTCTCCACCAATTCTTTTTTGAGATGTACTACAACTTTTTTATAGTCTGATTCTACCCCATAATCAAAATTTAAATGTGGAATATTTGACCCTATTAATACTAGGTCACTATTTTTATAGGTAGTGATATGATTCCCAACATGACGTGTGCCATCCGCCCCTTCAATATAGACCAATTCATATTCAGGATGAAAATGCCAAAAGAACAGATCATTTAGTCTCGGATTAAACATCAAACTGAACGATCTATTCAAGTTGTTAGTGATGGTTTCTAGCTGAACTTTCATTGAAAATATTTACAAACACACATATATATAAATACAAAATTAAACGAAATATATCAATATAGTACAAATACTTGTTAAGGCTATTAAACTTTTATTCATGATTATAACTAATCTTTGTAATTGAATATTTAGCACAATTCTAATATTAATAGAGTTTAATTTATTCATAATGTATTTTTAAAACTGATATATTGAATTAAAACATTAATATCTTAAATATCAATTATATAAATGAATTACGACATAATTATTGACATAATAATGTTTTTATTTAATCACATTTAAAAGTAGCTAAGCTGTTAGTATCACGAGTTAACAAAACAAATTATTATCTGTTTAGCTAAAACTCAAGATACTTTGAAAAGAGATAATTTGATTTAAAAAAATAAAACAACTTATAGGTATCAAAAATTATATCAATAAAGTATAAATAAGTTAAAAAAAAAATAAACGCTTATAAATCTAATTTTAAACTTTAAGACAATGGAAAAAACAAAACAAAAAATTAACACGGGTAACGAACACCGAGATATTCCTGGAAATCCTTCTACTTCAAAAAGTAGCAAAAGTAAATTACGAAAAACCGCAACTGCTGATTCTCTTAAAGTCTTATCATTAAAACAATGGAACTTTTGGAAAGAAAACGGTTATGTTGTCATTAAAAATGCTGTGTCACGTGAACAAGCTAAGAATACAGCGAAATTTCTTTGGGAATACGAAGAAAAAAATGCTGAGGATAAAGAAACTTGGTACACTGCTCCACGAGCCAAAATAAAAATGAAGGAACTCGCTGGAACAGGTATGGTAGAAGTGTACAACAACCAGCACCTCTGGAACAATCGTCAAACACAACGTGTCTATGATGCTTTTGTCGATATTTGGGGAACCGAAAAATTGTGGGTAACAATAGATCGTGCTAATTTGAATTTCCCAATGCGTCCTAGTCACTGATACAAAGGTTTTATACACTGGGATTATGATCCAGAAACAAAACCTCAAAATGTTCAAGGCGTATTAGCTTTAGCGAAAGTCTCTATGGAAGCTGGAGATTTGTTGATATTTAATAGTTTACAACCACACGGCATACGACCCAATCGTTCTGAAAATGGAGTGCGAATTGCCCAGTATATTTCAATGATGCCCGCAGAGGAGGACAATCTAGAACTAAGGAAATGGCGTATCAATTCATGGAAGAATCGTGTTGCACCCGAAGGATATGCCTTTCCTGGAGATCCTCGAAATTGGGAACAGACTAAGTATAAAAGAGCAGTATTGTCAAATTTAGGTGAGAAATTACTAGGTTTAAAAAAATGGTGATTTTAAAAATGAACTTATCGAAAGTAAAACACCAAAGGGGGAATCTCATTTTAGGTGTTTTAGAAATATAAATTTATATTTACAAACCATTTGAGTAATATCGCACATGCGGGATTAATCAGAGGGTCGAAAGTTCGAGTCTTTCAGGAGGAGCAAAAGCCTTACATTAGCGTAAGGCTTTTTTGTTTGTTATCATGTTTTACCTTTACATTTTATACTCAGATAAATTTGATAAATATTATGTCGGTTCTTCGCTGAACCCTTGGAAAAGACTAGTGAAACACAACTCTTCTAAATTTAATACCTTTACTTCTAAATAC
This genomic window from Flavobacterium sp. CS20 contains:
- a CDS encoding AraC family transcriptional regulator, translating into MFNPRLNDLFFWHFHPEYELVYIEGADGTRHVGNHITTYKNSDLVLIGSNIPHLNFDYGVESDYKKVVVHLKKELVETYFYGTPELQTINKLFEKSKHGIAFNSGLKKQIGIELFELEELDPVEQYFKLLRILDKLSNIDDVELLHNRPYNNLRSDKNQKRIRNIFTYIDKNYQNKIQLQEMANLSNMTKEAFCRYFKKMTKHTFTEFLNRYRISQSKRILMSGNTVSDACYSSGFDSLSYFNRVFKKITQENPTEFRKKYLH
- a CDS encoding phytanoyl-CoA dioxygenase family protein, producing MEAGDLLIFNSLQPHGIRPNRSENGVRIAQYISMMPAEEDNLELRKWRINSWKNRVAPEGYAFPGDPRNWEQTKYKRAVLSNLGEKLLGLKKW
- a CDS encoding GIY-YIG nuclease family protein is translated as MFYLYILYSDKFDKYYVGSSLNPWKRLVKHNSSKFNTFTSKYRPWVLKAVFEAGKTRGEAEKIEKFIKKQKSRNLIVKLTQPDFIPNGKLAQLVRVPHVRD
- a CDS encoding GIY-YIG nuclease family protein, producing the protein MFYLYILYSDKFDKYYVGSSLNSWKRLVKHNSSKFNTFTSKYRPWVLKAVFEAGKTRGEAEKIEKFIKKQKSRNLIVKLSQPDFIPNGKLAQLVRVPHVRD